The nucleotide sequence CATACAGTTATGTAGGATCAGAGTGACATTTTGTGAATTAGGATAATATTGAGCCCATTTTTTAATGAGCCCAATACGTATTATTCGTTACCCCAGCGATTAAGAAACATGGCGATATCATCAATGCGTTTTTTATCAATACCCGCTTCTTTTGCCATCTCTTGCTGTGCGTTTTCGCTAATTTCTTCGTTATTCATTAATCGTGTAAGTAGTAACTGGAAGTAGAGAGCCAGCGCATCTTCTTCCGCCTCAGCAACAGGCTCTATCGATTCCATCGCATACTCTTCTACCATGTCATAATATTTAAAATGAATGTCATTGTTCATCGGTTGTCCTCAGGGATTAACATTTATACTCGTCATATTCAAGTTACTAAGAGTATATCTCTACATTCGCCTGTTAACCTAAAATTCGCTATCATCCACTTCCTTCTTTTTCTACGGATAAGCTGATGTCTACGATTATCGATACTTTTATTGCCCCACCTTGCCATGATGAAATCGAGATCCTTTATCAAGACGAGCACTTAGTGCTTATCAATAAGCCAACAGGGCTACTCAGTCTGTCAGGAAAGAATCCACAAAATTTAGATTCAGTGCATTATCGATTAGTGAAGCTATTTCCGGGATGTACTCTTGTTCATCGGCTTGATTTTGGCACATCTGGGCTGATGGTTGTCGCACGCAATAAAGCAATTAATGCTCTTTTGTGTCAGCAATTTAGCCAGCGCAGTGTAACCAAAGTATACAGCTCGCTACTGTGCGGGCATTTAGATGATAATGAAGGAATAATCGATGCGCCGATTGCAAAAGATCCGGCTCTGTTCCCACGTATGTCGATTAGCCCCATTAATGGCAAACCAGCGCGCTCTCGCTACCACGTTATTGAGCGTTTTTATCATACGTTAGAAGATGGAACGTTATTGCCTTTAACGCGAGTACAATTTATGCCTGAAACAGGGAGAACTCATCAACTTCGTATTCACAGCCAGTTTATAGGGCATCCTATTTTAGGTTGTGATTTATATGGTGGGTGCGGCGGAGATTTAATTGAAGGAATAGAAGGAACTGAACGGACTCCGCGACTTATGCTTCATGCGAGTGAACTTCATTTTGTTCATCCCATTAGCCAAGCACCAATAAAAGCGCGCTGCGAGAGCCCGTTTTAAATATCGATATTTACAGTTTAAGTGCTTTCACGGTTTCATCGATATTAAGTTCATCTTCAGTAAAAACAATTTCTGTTCCATGCATAGTGGTGATCGCAAGCTTTCTCAACGTGCGCATATTATTGGCGTCATCCGCTGATTTTGGTCTGATGCTATTCATTAAAGTACCGACAGAAAGTACGGTGTTTTCTTTATTGATATGCGTATCTGCGGGCACATCTTCACTATAAATTCGAAATGATTTAATGGATGTCAGTTTAACTCGCTCACCTGCAATATAGACATATTTGCTGTCTGGGATCACTTTCACAGCGTAAGCAGATAGACCTTTAGTATTTGTGGTTGGTTCAAACGTGACATTTGCATCTGTTTTTATCAAAGCAGGGTTGGCAACTTTAATCACATGAAAATAACGGTTATCACCGTTTTCATCTTTAATAAATCCAAAACCTTTATCTTCAAACCACTTTGTGATTATTCCGTTCATTGCCATTATCGCCTACTTAATCGTTTATCTACAAAAATTTCCAGATGCAGTATAAAGCACAATGCTTATACAGACTATGTCTTTGAGGTAATAAGCTACTTTGCTTATTACCACATCAAATCATCTGGGATTTTAAAATCAGCATAAGGATCGTCTTCATCTTGTTCTGTTTCGCTAAGTGCGTTATTTAACAAGATACAGTCCACATCTCTTTGTGTAATTTTATCCGCAACACTTGCTGGAATAATCGCATATTCAGTTTTATCTGCACTATCCAGACGAGCAATGGCGAGACGTCCATTAATCAATTGAGATTGTGTCAGTTTATCCACTACGATATTTTTAATCACATTATTGTCAGTGAAGTTAAAATCAATATCGCCTTTTGCTGGCGTAATTCTATTCATCTCAATAAGTTGCTTAACTTGCGCTTTATACTCTTTAGATAAAGTTGCTTGTTTTTGTTGCTCACTAAGCAGTTTATCGCGTTCAAGTTGGGCTTTTTTATTTTCTTCCACGGCTTCTCTTGCTTCTCGTGCCTGAACGCGTGATTTTTTCGCCGTTCTTTGAACTTTCGCCATTTTTTTACTGGTCACAAGCCCTGCTTTTAACATTTGTTCTTGTAAGGTAAGTTTTGCCATTTTTATGCCTAAGTCTGCTCAATAAGTTATGAAATTATACCTGTAATTTCCAAGAGTGCATCAGATTGTGAGAGTGGTAGTTTATTAGAGGAAATAGGCCTTGTGAGATTTGAACCAATGAGTGCATTCAGAGTATATTGGAAAAACTATCGTCAAACTTTCTCTTATAACAGGTAATAACAATGGCTCTGATCCCCAAAAACTATGCACGGTTGGAAAGTGGCTACCGTGAAAAAGCGCTGAAAATCTATCCGTGGGTATGTGGGCGCTGTGCTCGTGAGTTCGTTTATTCCAATCTACGTGAATTAACCGTTCATCATATTGATCACGACCATACCAATAACCCAGAAGATGGCAGTAACTGGGAGTTATTGTGTCTGTTTTGCCATGATCATGAACACTCTAAATATACAGAAGCAGACCAATACGGTACAACCGTTGTCGCGGGTGAAGATGCACAAGACGATGTAGGCGCTGCAACCTATAACCCGTTTGCTGATTTAAAGTCGATGCTGAACAAAAAAAAATAATGAATGTGATGTCTGCTTTAATCCGTCCCCCTTTTCATGCTCCTATGCAGAATGGTGTATACTTGCCAACAAGAAATTTGTTCACGGTTAATTAATAATGAAAGAAATCGAAAAAGCAAAAATCAAACTCCTTAGCGACCGTTTAGACCTTATTCGCCACAAGATGGCAAATATCTCGCTGACAGATGAAGCGGAAAAATACGCAGAGTTTGAGAAAGAAAAAGTAGAACTGGAAACTGAAATCGTTCGTTTGAAAGAAGTACGTAGCAATAAACTAAGTAAAGAAGCACAGAAATTAGAAGATATGCCATTCAAACGCTCCATTACTAAGAAAGAACAAGCTGATATTGGCAAGCTGAAGAAAGCCGTACGAGGCTTGATCATTGTCCATCCAATGACAGCATTAGGCCGAGAAATGGGGCTAGATAGTATGACTGGTTTTTCTAAGACTGATTTCTAGTTAGAAAATTACTCCGACTAAAACCTGCAAAGACCGACTAATACTGGCTGGTTCTTAATATACTTTTCGTTGTTATGAACCGTCAGTTATCCTTAGCTTTCTTATTAACCCTGCCTGATTACCCTATTGGTGAAACTGAGTACCGCGAACTGAGCGGACGCATTATAGCTGAATAGATAAACGAGGCTAGCTATCAGATAAAAGCTACTAAAGCATGGGATAAAGATATCTATTCAGAGTGGAAGCATCACAAAGGTATTGCTGCAAAGATGGTGACAAATACAGAAAAAAGTTGATAGTTATATTGATTCTTTTTCAAGCAATGATATTAGGCCAGTAATGTCATTATTATTGAATCCCATAGCATTGAAAGAGATAATTTCTGTATGGGCTTCTATATGGTCACTCATACTTTTTAACCATAATGAATTACAGCTTATACGTTTTGTTAAGCTCCATATTAAGTATATGATCCCAGCCATACGTGATAATTCAGGACTTTTATCGGTAAGTTGTGTTGCTCTGTGATCAATGTTATCAAGTATATCGATAGAAATTTTTGACCCTGAAAAATCAGTATTCCAAAGTCTTGAGTGATGCGCGCATCTGTTCCTAACGATATTTAAATGTTCAAGTGCTGTCTTTAATCCTAATTTAACTCCGGAAGAATTAGGCTTATCAAACCCTAAAGACTTACAAATTTGATACTTATATTTATCATCCAGCATTCCATATAACTTAGACATCGTACCAAAATCCCAGATATCAACAATTGCCCATATAGGAATTTCGCCATATTTTTCTAAGTTCCAACGAATACAGTCTTTGTCCTTATTTCTATCTATGAGCGTATCAAGTTTATCTAACCACACATCATGATTATTGGAATGTTGGTGTTGGATAATATCTTTACTTTGATGAATGGTAGGAGCTATTTTACCTAGTTCATAAGCTAGTTTAGCTTTAATAAAGGTCTCAATGCGCTCAATACCGTAAAAAATAATAGTTCTTAGTTTTACGTCAAATAGGTAACTTTTATATACTTTGATAAAAGTTGTTCCCTCATTGAAATTTTCTTCTCGTCTAGCTTCAAGAGGTGATTCTGGTGGAATTATTTTAAGTTTTCTGAATGGATACCAGTACCCAGAGAGTCGGTAATAACCAATATTCGTTATTTTCTTTACTACCTGTTCATGTGATAAGCCATCGAAACTCATACCTCGCTTTTCTAGCTTTACTATTTGGTCGGTATACGTTAGGTGAGGTTTTAGAGGAAACATGATGTTAAGATGATTTATCCGGTAGCAGATAAAAGAAAGCCCCAAGTGTATCGCAAACCAGATTTCTCCGTTCTGCGTAGGGACTATGAGGGGCACTGTTGGCACTAATAATACCCGATATCTTTATGTTGTCTAGGTCGATAAACAACAGACATTCATAAATCTTTATTTGGTTTTGAACGAAAACACAAGATATATAGCTATAACTATGTGTACCGTTCGCATATATAGTGCTTTAGCAATTTGTGCTATTTGTATGATTTTCTGCGCGTATTTAAATAAAATTGTAGGAAAATTTAGGATTGAGGTATTAGAAATAAATTAGGATTTGTTAATCTTTAACATCTATATTTATCACTACTTAATGATAACATAATAACCAGTGATCCTTTTTAGAGGTGTGCCATTCACGAGCTACTGCTTCAAAAGTACTTTTCGAGGCTAAGTGCTTTTCTAAACGTGCTAATTGCTTTTGCTCACTTGGATCTTTATGTTGAACTAACAATTTTTTCGCATCATCACGTTGATTTCTTGCTTCCGCTAATGTCACTTGCGGGTAAACACCAATGGAAAGAATTTTTTCTTTACCCACAAAATGATACTTCATTCTCCAATATTTAGAACCATTGCGATTAACGCTCAGATATAACCCAACTGAATCAGAAAGTTTGTAGGGCTACTTATCGAGCGACTTCACTGTTTTAATTTTTATATTACTCAGAGCCATAACAAAAACTCTGTAAGCTCTACCTGTTACAAAGAAAATGATAATTTTGGGGTACAAGATATACTATACTTAAATACCCCCCCAATTTAGAAGCGAATGTGAGGTAACCAGTTGAACTGAGTTGACTATAGATTTAATTAGCTTCATTGGAGATGTATTGAACTTGAGTGGCGATCACAGGAGTCGTATTTGATGGGTAATGACATTGATATTAAATAAATTTACTGCATTGGATAAATATCAGCGCCCCCATTAATGCCCCAGATTGGTTTTTGAGTGGTAGGCTTTTAGAAAAAATCATTTCCTTCCTCTATTCTTTTGTGCATCACTATTCTTTTTTTAGTTAAGAAATCGCTCCTTTTAGGAAGTCCTGAGTTGAGGCAATCAATAACAAATTTGGCATATTCTACAAAATACTCAACCTCATACTTTTCGATAAACTTACCTGTATGCGCTATTTTATTCCTTATTTTCCAGAGTGATTTTGGACCGACAAATATTGCATTATATGCATCAATATTTATTCCTTTAATATGCTTCAAAGGCCTCCAATTAGCGTGGATAAATGATAAGTTATCAGGCCAAGGATCTTGAATTTTGTCATAATATTTATTTAATCGGAGAAGTACCTCAATGTTGCACCATAACAAAAACACTGCCAAACTTGGTTCACAATTGAAAATATGAGTTGCCCTTGTTTCATATTTTTGTTCTTCCAGCAACTTGAAAGATTCATAAGCTTGTGTGTGTAGTAACTTACCCATTTCAACCCCTTAGTTATCCTAATAGAAGATTAGGGAGCAAAACATTGTCCAAAAACTAGCAAGCGGCTTCTTTTATTTACTTGTTTTCAGTAAGTCTTTCAGCACCGCAATATTTGCCCTCGCCCCTTCGGCTTCTTTTAACTGTCGACGTTTTTGAGCAAAAATATCAAATATCTCTTTAGCTTTTTCGTCAGCTGCTTTCTTACTAACCCCACCAGCACCTTGCAATACATCACGGTCATTGAAACTTAAAAACTGATCCAGCTTAGTATCCCAATCCTGTAAGAAAACCTGCTTACGGCGCAGTGCTTGGTCTTCAGCAAAGTCGAGCCACATATTGACGATACGGTTTAATTCTTTGAGTTCATTTTCACGTAG is from Proteus columbae and encodes:
- a CDS encoding DUF2543 family protein gives rise to the protein MNNDIHFKYYDMVEEYAMESIEPVAEAEEDALALYFQLLLTRLMNNEEISENAQQEMAKEAGIDKKRIDDIAMFLNRWGNE
- a CDS encoding RluA family pseudouridine synthase, producing MSTIIDTFIAPPCHDEIEILYQDEHLVLINKPTGLLSLSGKNPQNLDSVHYRLVKLFPGCTLVHRLDFGTSGLMVVARNKAINALLCQQFSQRSVTKVYSSLLCGHLDDNEGIIDAPIAKDPALFPRMSISPINGKPARSRYHVIERFYHTLEDGTLLPLTRVQFMPETGRTHQLRIHSQFIGHPILGCDLYGGCGGDLIEGIEGTERTPRLMLHASELHFVHPISQAPIKARCESPF
- a CDS encoding cold-shock protein — encoded protein: MAMNGIITKWFEDKGFGFIKDENGDNRYFHVIKVANPALIKTDANVTFEPTTNTKGLSAYAVKVIPDSKYVYIAGERVKLTSIKSFRIYSEDVPADTHINKENTVLSVGTLMNSIRPKSADDANNMRTLRKLAITTMHGTEIVFTEDELNIDETVKALKL
- a CDS encoding DUF2058 domain-containing protein, coding for MAKLTLQEQMLKAGLVTSKKMAKVQRTAKKSRVQAREAREAVEENKKAQLERDKLLSEQQKQATLSKEYKAQVKQLIEMNRITPAKGDIDFNFTDNNVIKNIVVDKLTQSQLINGRLAIARLDSADKTEYAIIPASVADKITQRDVDCILLNNALSETEQDEDDPYADFKIPDDLMW
- the yajD gene encoding HNH nuclease YajD, with protein sequence MALIPKNYARLESGYREKALKIYPWVCGRCAREFVYSNLRELTVHHIDHDHTNNPEDGSNWELLCLFCHDHEHSKYTEADQYGTTVVAGEDAQDDVGAATYNPFADLKSMLNKKK
- a CDS encoding YibL family ribosome-associated protein; protein product: MKEIEKAKIKLLSDRLDLIRHKMANISLTDEAEKYAEFEKEKVELETEIVRLKEVRSNKLSKEAQKLEDMPFKRSITKKEQADIGKLKKAVRGLIIVHPMTALGREMGLDSMTGFSKTDF
- a CDS encoding Abi family protein, which gives rise to MSFDGLSHEQVVKKITNIGYYRLSGYWYPFRKLKIIPPESPLEARREENFNEGTTFIKVYKSYLFDVKLRTIIFYGIERIETFIKAKLAYELGKIAPTIHQSKDIIQHQHSNNHDVWLDKLDTLIDRNKDKDCIRWNLEKYGEIPIWAIVDIWDFGTMSKLYGMLDDKYKYQICKSLGFDKPNSSGVKLGLKTALEHLNIVRNRCAHHSRLWNTDFSGSKISIDILDNIDHRATQLTDKSPELSRMAGIIYLIWSLTKRISCNSLWLKSMSDHIEAHTEIISFNAMGFNNNDITGLISLLEKESI
- a CDS encoding Arm DNA-binding domain-containing protein, yielding MSVNRNGSKYWRMKYHFVGKEKILSIGVYPQVTLAEARNQRDDAKKLLVQHKDPSEQKQLARLEKHLASKSTFEAVAREWHTSKKDHWLLCYH